In Mytilus edulis chromosome 7, xbMytEdul2.2, whole genome shotgun sequence, a single genomic region encodes these proteins:
- the LOC139482693 gene encoding uncharacterized protein, translating to MAKIDRSRMTISANIILTVSLITRRLTFGFIFISIYIEVKDDILDEEVIKVVDIEVIAGMPLGSTVRSIIFSLIGVFVLELITGIFGMCGALGRKQRLLAVAVVLSSFLICVYIIYIVLLSVIYHKKTDLYYTLLNYTTAYQYTLYGYQHISYWNRVKTFPEFMQKLGCQNTNPERYHCWSLYVQELGSYLEIYLGIIVTCIICQICSIVAAEYIFRKLEFKEKKTSISENKYFLVLSLKHGIFRSWIISIKQKWNRSKIIFASVMLKISSLVAGLGLLVLGLTLIGDVFITDGSLRHIFYNIQFYHYYFYDILVGLAAASVVIGMCTLLVAVLGLVGSWRKSKRFLITSSVLSLALHIPRLITIVLWIVFIAEINNGMKFQLWLQQLGYFYGGNGNRITGH from the exons ATGGCGAAAATAGATAGAAGTCGTATGACTATTTCAGCTAATATTATTCTGACCGTTTCCTTAATCACAAGG AGACTGACCTTTGGTTTCATATTCATATCAATATACATCGAAGTTAAAGACGACATCTTAGATGAAGAAGTTATCAAAGTTGTTGACATAGAGGTTATAGCCGGCATGCCACTTGGATCAACCGTTAGATCAATTATATTTTCTCTCATAGGAGTATTTGTTTTAGAACTAATAACAGGCATTTTTGGAATGTGTGGAGCTTTGGGAAGGAAACAGCGATTGTTAGCTGTG gCCGTCGTCTTGAGTTCCTTCCTGATTTgtgtatacattatatatatagtaCTCCTGTCTGTAATTTATCACAAG AAAACGGACCTCTACTACACATTACTCAATTACACAACAGCATATCAGTATACTTTATATGGTTATCAACACATATCATACTGGAACCGTGTGAAAACATTTCCTGAGTTCATGCAAAAG CTTGGATGTCAAAATACCAACCCTGAAAGATATCACTGCTGGAGTTTATATGTACAGGAATTAGGCAGCTACTTGGAAATATATCTTGGAATAATTGTGACTTGTATTATATGTCAG ATATGTTCAATAGTTGCAGCTGAGTACATATTTCGTAAACttgaatttaaagaaaagaaaaccaGCATTTCAGAGAATAAGTATTTCTTAGTGCTGAGTTTGAAACATGGAATATTTCGAAGTTGGATTATCTCCATAAAGCAAAAGTGGAACAG GTCAAAAATCATATTTGCGTCGGTCATGCTAAAAATAAGCTCATTG GTAGCAGGTCTTGGACTTCTTGTCCTCGGATTAACTTTAATAGGAGACGTATTTATTACTGATGGCTCGCTGAgacatatattttacaatattcaGTTTTACCATTACTATTTCTATGATATACTGGTGGGTCTAGCTGCAGCATCGGTTGTTATTGGAATGTGTACTTTATTGGTGGCAGTTCTTGGTTTAGTTGGATCTTGGAGAAAATCGAAGCGTTTTCTAATTACG AGCTCTGTTCTGTCCCTTGCTTTGCATATACCAAGACTTATTACAATTGTATTATGGATAGTTTTTATTGCAGAG ATCAACAATGGTATGAAATTTCAGTTATGGTTACAACAATTAGGTTATTTTTATGGAGGCAATGGAAATAGAATTACTGGACATTAG